A single region of the Salipaludibacillus sp. LMS25 genome encodes:
- a CDS encoding peptidoglycan-binding protein produces the protein MMNEEVTKATNFNNRGEKQANFAVLRLTNMSAILTENGFIDNASDANKLKDDKFLDKIAEGHVNAIAKMFGLKSGAPSNAPSKPTPSKPNNSNRSPNKASGTSATIQRTLNSRYRLNISVDNLFGPLTKGALIKGLQTELNKQFNRGLTVDGIFGPKTRRACVTVTVRQGARGNITWILQAILHSKGTTPGAVDGIFGSKTRSAVRTFQRQNNLQVDGIAGPQTFQMLFK, from the coding sequence ATGATGAACGAGGAAGTTACCAAAGCAACAAATTTTAATAACAGAGGTGAAAAACAAGCTAATTTTGCTGTGTTACGGTTGACTAACATGTCAGCTATCTTGACCGAGAATGGATTCATTGACAATGCTAGTGACGCTAACAAACTTAAAGATGATAAGTTCTTAGACAAAATTGCAGAAGGACACGTTAACGCAATTGCTAAAATGTTCGGGCTTAAGTCTGGGGCGCCGTCTAACGCACCAAGTAAGCCTACACCATCCAAGCCTAATAACTCGAACAGATCACCAAACAAAGCATCTGGCACAAGCGCCACGATTCAGCGTACACTTAACAGCCGTTACCGTTTGAATATATCAGTCGATAACTTGTTTGGACCTCTAACAAAAGGCGCATTAATCAAAGGATTACAAACAGAACTTAATAAACAGTTTAACCGTGGACTTACTGTCGATGGTATTTTTGGTCCTAAAACACGTAGAGCATGTGTAACCGTAACCGTACGCCAAGGAGCAAGAGGAAACATTACATGGATACTTCAAGCTATCCTACATTCTAAAGGGACAACCCCAGGAGCTGTAGACGGTATCTTTGGATCCAAAACAAGAAGCGCTGTCCGTACTTTCCAACGACAAAATAATTTACAAGTGGATGGGATAGCAGGACCTCAGACGTTTCAGATGTTGTTTAAATAA
- a CDS encoding holin family protein produces the protein MKTLIGGIDLEHLEVARLYLFGEVKFLDLLMLLMAVDIVTGVSKAIKNQNLWSRKSLFGYARKLLIFGVIIVANVIDQILGLNGAVTYATVLFYMASEGLSIVENMSEMGVLVPPGIADKLHVIKEKQSIGEEVQEEFTINQDKQVKIKVEKDEV, from the coding sequence ATGAAAACATTGATAGGAGGAATTGATTTGGAACATTTAGAAGTTGCAAGATTGTATTTATTCGGGGAAGTAAAGTTTTTAGATTTACTCATGTTATTGATGGCGGTTGATATTGTCACGGGGGTAAGTAAGGCCATCAAAAATCAAAATTTGTGGAGCCGTAAGTCTCTCTTTGGCTATGCTAGAAAGTTATTGATCTTTGGTGTGATCATTGTCGCAAATGTCATAGATCAAATTTTAGGATTAAACGGGGCTGTCACTTATGCCACCGTTCTTTTTTATATGGCATCGGAAGGGTTATCTATTGTCGAAAACATGAGTGAGATGGGGGTTTTAGTGCCACCAGGCATAGCGGACAAGCTGCATGTGATTAAAGAAAAGCAATCGATAGGCGAAGAAGTGCAAGAAGAGTTTACGATCAATCAAGATAAGCAAGTAAAAATTAAAGTTGAAAAGGATGAGGTATAA
- a CDS encoding contact-dependent growth inhibition system immunity protein: MDETYDYLEELEDFLGGTFHQDINSPEQAIDEFINEASKECLMSTIKDCEKFLNSRLTKQEKTNIIQNNAEIYFPAIELTPLQWLNKLVEQMQGAVKTKYL; this comes from the coding sequence ATGGATGAAACTTATGATTATTTAGAGGAATTGGAAGATTTTTTAGGTGGAACATTTCATCAAGATATCAATTCTCCTGAACAAGCAATCGATGAATTTATAAACGAAGCTAGCAAAGAATGTCTGATGTCTACAATAAAGGATTGTGAGAAGTTTTTGAATAGCCGTTTAACAAAACAGGAAAAAACCAATATTATTCAAAATAATGCAGAAATTTATTTCCCGGCTATTGAATTAACCCCTTTACAATGGCTAAATAAATTAGTAGAACAAATGCAAGGAGCAGTGAAAACAAAATATCTTTAA
- a CDS encoding cytidine deaminase — MDNMDKELLMESARKMKAKAYVPYSKFPVGVAILLKDGTVINGVNVENVSLGATNCAERTAIFTAISNGYKKGEFQALAVAGDTADFLPPCSICRQVLAEFCSPGMPVYLTNEKKDILELTLKDLLPYAFTDLEM, encoded by the coding sequence GTGGATAATATGGATAAAGAGCTATTAATGGAAAGTGCGCGTAAGATGAAAGCGAAAGCATACGTACCGTATTCCAAATTTCCAGTTGGAGTAGCAATATTACTAAAAGATGGTACTGTAATTAATGGAGTAAACGTAGAAAATGTTTCACTAGGTGCAACTAATTGTGCTGAGAGAACAGCTATTTTTACCGCAATATCAAATGGTTATAAAAAAGGTGAGTTTCAGGCTTTAGCTGTCGCAGGTGATACGGCAGATTTTCTTCCGCCTTGCAGCATTTGTAGACAAGTTTTAGCAGAATTTTGTTCACCTGGAATGCCAGTTTATTTAACTAACGAGAAAAAAGATATATTAGAATTAACCTTAAAGGATTTGCTACCATACGCATTTACAGATTTAGAAATGTAA
- a CDS encoding N-acetylmuramoyl-L-alanine amidase: MTKIFIDPGHGGSDPGAVGNGLQEKELVLKIAKRLAEILEQLDGVEVRLSRTDDRFIPLSERARMANEWGADYFISVHINAGGGEGYECYIFNGNVSDATRDNQDVMNTEIVKITEWFNRGKKRANFAVLRQTNMPAILTENGFIDNSNDAKKLKDSAFLDKIAQGHANGIAKVFNLSGGSSSAPSKPSKVSSSKPKNSNRSTNKASGTIATIQRTLNSRYRLSISVDNLFGPQTKGALVKGLQTELNRQFNRGLTVDGIFGPKTRRACVTVRQGARGNITWILQAILHCKGTSPGAIDGIFGAKTRSAVRTFQRQNNLQVDGIAGPQTFQMLFK, from the coding sequence ATGACTAAAATATTTATCGATCCAGGTCATGGCGGTAGTGATCCGGGAGCTGTAGGAAATGGGCTACAAGAAAAAGAACTAGTATTAAAAATAGCTAAAAGACTGGCTGAAATATTAGAACAATTGGACGGTGTGGAAGTTCGTCTAAGTCGTACAGATGATAGGTTTATCCCATTGTCAGAGCGTGCTAGAATGGCCAACGAGTGGGGCGCCGATTATTTTATTTCCGTTCACATTAACGCTGGCGGTGGCGAAGGATATGAGTGTTATATCTTTAACGGTAATGTATCTGACGCCACACGGGATAATCAAGACGTGATGAACACAGAAATAGTCAAGATCACAGAATGGTTTAACCGAGGGAAAAAACGAGCTAACTTCGCCGTACTAAGACAAACTAACATGCCAGCTATCTTGACCGAGAATGGATTCATTGATAACTCAAATGACGCTAAAAAACTGAAAGATAGTGCGTTTTTGGATAAAATCGCACAGGGGCACGCTAACGGTATCGCAAAAGTATTTAACTTGTCTGGTGGCAGTTCTAGCGCTCCTAGCAAGCCGAGTAAGGTAAGTTCATCTAAACCTAAAAACTCAAACAGATCAACAAACAAAGCCTCTGGCACAATCGCCACTATCCAGAGGACGCTTAATAGCCGATATAGATTGAGTATATCGGTCGATAACTTGTTTGGACCTCAAACAAAAGGGGCATTAGTCAAAGGGCTACAAACAGAACTTAATAGACAGTTTAACCGTGGACTTACAGTTGACGGTATTTTTGGTCCTAAAACACGTAGAGCATGTGTGACGGTGCGCCAAGGAGCAAGAGGAAACATCACATGGATTCTTCAAGCTATTTTGCATTGTAAAGGGACAAGTCCGGGAGCGATAGACGGGATCTTTGGTGCCAAAACAAGAAGCGCCGTCCGTACTTTCCAACGACAAAATAATTTACAAGTTGATGGGATTGCAGGGCCGCAGACGTTTCAAATGTTGTTTAAATAA
- a CDS encoding RNase A-like domain-containing protein gives MEMHEAMDGGHLSVKDFSVTQLQHLPTHGTLTEVLQERSTEIKSTADPREEELAILEAERAAIEDEELARLEAEQAALEAEEARLAEQQAVEKVEEDKSWWSKTVSAVADTVEKAVDTVGNAASSAYNYVTENPAASLSAVVDFVPVVGNLKAGIEAATGYDPLTGRRLEPWERAVSGGAILGGAAVKGASKVAKFAKNADNVGSVVKQGDKSSLAPGGGLAAHELKGGHLIDRHIGKTDEQLLGRLKNNPKITGSSSFKDRATAERVADAVLKDPKNIKKVQKWLPDSNSRPTLPLKYKGDGEILGRSVTRNSQVIENVTNAKIILKKANNDSFILTGYPVK, from the coding sequence ATGGAGATGCACGAAGCCATGGATGGTGGCCATCTCAGCGTTAAAGACTTTTCAGTCACCCAATTGCAGCATTTACCGACACACGGTACCCTGACAGAGGTGTTACAAGAGCGATCAACAGAGATTAAATCAACGGCTGATCCAAGAGAGGAAGAACTGGCGATACTCGAAGCTGAGCGAGCAGCCATTGAAGACGAGGAACTAGCGAGACTTGAAGCAGAACAGGCCGCCCTCGAAGCAGAGGAGGCCCGTCTAGCTGAACAGCAAGCCGTTGAAAAAGTAGAAGAGGACAAATCATGGTGGTCGAAAACAGTCTCAGCTGTGGCGGACACGGTAGAAAAAGCGGTTGATACGGTTGGCAATGCGGCGTCAAGTGCGTATAATTATGTCACAGAGAACCCCGCAGCCAGTCTTTCAGCCGTCGTTGATTTTGTTCCCGTCGTCGGTAATCTAAAAGCTGGAATCGAAGCTGCCACAGGTTACGATCCTCTCACCGGTAGACGTTTAGAGCCTTGGGAACGCGCCGTATCTGGTGGCGCTATTCTAGGCGGTGCGGCCGTCAAAGGCGCTTCAAAAGTCGCCAAGTTTGCGAAGAATGCAGATAATGTTGGAAGTGTTGTTAAGCAAGGAGATAAAAGTTCTTTAGCTCCAGGTGGGGGATTAGCTGCACATGAATTAAAAGGTGGGCATTTAATAGATAGGCATATTGGAAAAACGGATGAACAATTATTAGGTAGATTAAAAAATAACCCTAAAATAACTGGTTCTTCTTCCTTTAAAGATAGAGCGACAGCTGAAAGAGTTGCTGATGCAGTTCTTAAAGATCCGAAGAATATAAAAAAAGTCCAAAAATGGCTACCTGACTCAAATAGTAGACCTACCTTACCATTAAAGTACAAGGGTGATGGAGAAATACTTGGTAGAAGTGTTACAAGAAATTCACAAGTAATCGAGAATGTTACAAACGCTAAAATAATACTTAAAAAGGCCAATAATGATAGTTTTATTTTAACAGGATATCCTGTTAAATAG